The following proteins come from a genomic window of Crassostrea angulata isolate pt1a10 chromosome 1, ASM2561291v2, whole genome shotgun sequence:
- the LOC128182516 gene encoding nacrein-like protein isoform X1 — translation MVTYLLLAGLLVTLLPSTLATSLYSRDRQAFGLCYEEDCLSAHFSYNPYGCHGPSKWKLVTPCWHECGGKRQSPVNIKTEHTHYMPHSLLHFHNLCTRVPGKIRNNGHSPHFSTDARIISLTNVPLRGSDKYIFEEIHFHIGKREEKGSEHSIDGDFYPMEAHMVFYNDKYKDIGAAKSKRDGLVVIGVMAEINDDEDEENPQQTYFNWGYQPSKLDLNKACPCVGKSDDCYHKYCRCRLKNARIMSTLMEKYFYTVREYVPPKNNGTRDFVQLTEFISPVDVLPYDWSFYMYDGSLTTPPCYQTVRWIVMRCPIRISLEAFNMYKLVQDVHNVPLVTNGLRRPIQRQFMPVFRNFHWGNIGEETPYCPDEQ, via the exons ATGGTTACTTATCTGTTGCTCGCCGGTCTGCTTGTAACTTTGTTACCATCTACTTTAGCTACTTCGTTGTATTCTCGGGACAGACAAGCTTTTGGACTTTGCTATGAAGAGGACTGCTTATCCGCTCACTTCAGCTATAATCCATATGGATGTCATG GACCAAGCAAGTGGAAACTTGTGACACCATGCTGGCACGAGTGTGGGGGTAAAAGGCAGTCCCCAGTCAACATCAAAACAGAACACACACATTATATGCCTCATTCTTTGCTTCACTTCCACAACCTTTGTACTCGAGTACCTGGTAAAATCCGAAACAATG GTCACTCTCCCCACTTTAGTACCGATGCACGGATAATCTCTCTTACTAATGTTCCTTTACGAGGCTCCGATAAGTACATATTTGAGGAGATACATTTTCACATTGGAAAGAGGGAGGAAAAGGGATCTGAACATTCAATCGATGGGGACTTTTACCCCATGGAG GCACACATGGTGTTTTACAATGACAAGTATAAGGACATCGGAGCGGCAAAATCCAAGAGGGACGGACTGGTTGTAATTGGAGTCATGGCTGAG ataAATGACGACGAGGATGAGGAAAATCCGCAACAAACCTACTTCAACTGGGGCTACCAACCT AGCAAACTTGATCTGAATAAGGCGTGTCCTTGTGTCGGTAAGAGTGACGACTGTTACCACAAGTACTGTCGTTGTCGCCTGAAAAATGCCAGAATAATGAGTACTTTGATGGAAAAATACTTCTATACTGTCCGCGAATACGTGCCTCCGAAGAATAATG GTACTCGTGACTTCGTGCAATTAACAGAGTTTATCTCTCCTGTCGACGTTTTGCCCTATGATTGGAGCTTTTACATGTATGATGGATCTTTGACCACGCCTCCTTGTTACCAGACCGTCCGTTGGATTGTCATGCGTTGTCCAATCAGGATCTCTCTTGAG GCCTTCAATATGTATAAACTGGTTCAAGACGTTCACAATGTTCCATTAGTAACAAACGGCTTGCGCAGACCAATACAACGGCAGTTCATGCCAGTGTTTAGAAACTTTCACTGGGGTAACATTGGAGAAGAGACACCATATTGTCCAGATGAGCAGTGA
- the LOC128182516 gene encoding nacrein-like protein isoform X2 — MVTYLLLAGLLVTLLPSTLATSLYSRDRQAFGLCYEEDCLSAHFSYNPYGCHGPSKWKLVTPCWHECGGKRQSPVNIKTEHTHYMPHSLLHFHNLCTRVPGKIRNNGHSPHFSTDARIISLTNVPLRGSDKYIFEEIHFHIGKREEKGSEHSIDGDFYPMEAHMVFYNDKYKDIGAAKSKRDGLVVIGVMAEINDDEDEENPQQTYFNWGYQPSKLDLNKACPCVGTRDFVQLTEFISPVDVLPYDWSFYMYDGSLTTPPCYQTVRWIVMRCPIRISLEAFNMYKLVQDVHNVPLVTNGLRRPIQRQFMPVFRNFHWGNIGEETPYCPDEQ, encoded by the exons ATGGTTACTTATCTGTTGCTCGCCGGTCTGCTTGTAACTTTGTTACCATCTACTTTAGCTACTTCGTTGTATTCTCGGGACAGACAAGCTTTTGGACTTTGCTATGAAGAGGACTGCTTATCCGCTCACTTCAGCTATAATCCATATGGATGTCATG GACCAAGCAAGTGGAAACTTGTGACACCATGCTGGCACGAGTGTGGGGGTAAAAGGCAGTCCCCAGTCAACATCAAAACAGAACACACACATTATATGCCTCATTCTTTGCTTCACTTCCACAACCTTTGTACTCGAGTACCTGGTAAAATCCGAAACAATG GTCACTCTCCCCACTTTAGTACCGATGCACGGATAATCTCTCTTACTAATGTTCCTTTACGAGGCTCCGATAAGTACATATTTGAGGAGATACATTTTCACATTGGAAAGAGGGAGGAAAAGGGATCTGAACATTCAATCGATGGGGACTTTTACCCCATGGAG GCACACATGGTGTTTTACAATGACAAGTATAAGGACATCGGAGCGGCAAAATCCAAGAGGGACGGACTGGTTGTAATTGGAGTCATGGCTGAG ataAATGACGACGAGGATGAGGAAAATCCGCAACAAACCTACTTCAACTGGGGCTACCAACCT AGCAAACTTGATCTGAATAAGGCGTGTCCTTGTGTCG GTACTCGTGACTTCGTGCAATTAACAGAGTTTATCTCTCCTGTCGACGTTTTGCCCTATGATTGGAGCTTTTACATGTATGATGGATCTTTGACCACGCCTCCTTGTTACCAGACCGTCCGTTGGATTGTCATGCGTTGTCCAATCAGGATCTCTCTTGAG GCCTTCAATATGTATAAACTGGTTCAAGACGTTCACAATGTTCCATTAGTAACAAACGGCTTGCGCAGACCAATACAACGGCAGTTCATGCCAGTGTTTAGAAACTTTCACTGGGGTAACATTGGAGAAGAGACACCATATTGTCCAGATGAGCAGTGA
- the LOC128168985 gene encoding uncharacterized protein LOC128168985, which produces MGLEIVFTFLIVISTVHMMPEKPKLEEPVSSNVLALESVINSHHGVFSQMVVKPLLSQLEKRPGLLDQMRENELGIKVKHESESDTVIDPQSLGLESFHGLRIKVKHNAKSEFEVEPFVSDMTPFDLMNVEITRKTDTNTKPEKGPMPTQFSKPLELIVIDKQNEPKLSAGVFPTNRVFVTSNTNTPSLLYGGQDASNVRDNVKIGLIQPTNAQDLQDHCYEVFGIIKCNGIPIQQIREFSGRQLIGSSYRRHWQPMRFSLTTNNPEVVRVQKNRLIHRPFILRPGFSYFPRMFFKRQPYFVV; this is translated from the exons ATGGGTttagaaattgtttttacatttcTAATAGTCATTTCGACTGTTCATATGATGCCCGAGAAACCTAAACTAGAAGAACCAGTATCCTCAAATGTACTTGCTTTGGAATCTGTCATAAACAGTCACCATGGCGTCTTCTCTCAAATGGTTGTCAAACCACTGTTGTCGCAGCTTGAAAAGAGGCCAGGTCTTTTGGACCAAATGCGTGAAAATGAGCTTGGAATAAAAGTAAAGCATGAAAGCGAATCTGATACTGTTATAGACCCACAGTCATTGGGACTGGAATCCTTTCATGGACTGAGGATTAAAGTCAAACACAACGCTAAATCTGAGTTTGAGGTCGAACCATTTGTTTCAGATATGACTCCTTTTGATTTGATGAATGTAGAAATCACACGAAAAACAGATACAAACACTAAACCTGAAAAAGGACCAATGCCTACACAATTCAGTAAACCACTGGAATTGATTGTTATTGATAAACAGAATGAGCCAAAACTTTCTGCAGGCGTTTTCCCCACTAATAGAGTTTTTGTGACCAGCAATACGAATACGCCATCTTTACTATATGGAGGTCAAG ATGCATCAAATGTTCGAGATAATGTCAAAATCGGCCTTATCCAACCCACCAACGCTCAGGATTTACAAGATCATTGTTATGAAGTATTTGGAAT aATAAAATGTAATGGTATTCCAATACAACAGATTAGGGAATTTTCCGGTCGACAGCTCATTGGATCAAGCTATCGTCGACATTGGCAACCAATGCGATTCTCTCTTACAACAAATAACCCCGAGGTAGTGCGAGTGCAGAAGAACAGATTGATTCACCGACCCTTTATTTTACGTCCCGGGTTTTCTTATTTTCCCAGAATGTTTTTCAAACGACAACCATATTTTGTCgtgtaa